The Nakamurella alba genome has a window encoding:
- a CDS encoding epoxide hydrolase family protein produces MTPFRVRIEAADVDDLRDRLRRTRWPDAETDPSQGVPLAELVDLCGYWAQQYDPWRIERRLNIFPQELLDIGGTRLHVVHARSADPAAVPLLLTHGWPGSVLEFLDVIGPLTAPDHGRAFHVICPSLPGYGFSPPPRETGWGIERIADAWAELMSALGYERFLASGGDWGTSITTELALRHPARLLGIHLTPPLVAAGDPPWTAGEQEAVRLLEAAVDDGAGYTEQQRTRPQTLGYALTDSPAGQLAWILERFRSWVDTAGTGDLWSVLTRDQVLDDVTLYWLTRTAASSARLYWESIGTVQQRLSSPPGPADLVRVPTACSVFRDVPRPSRRWAERRFPDIRYFSEPVRGGHFAAMEQPGIFVDEVRAGFDAILGPP; encoded by the coding sequence ATGACGCCGTTCCGGGTACGGATCGAGGCCGCCGACGTCGACGACCTGCGGGACCGGTTGCGCCGGACCCGCTGGCCGGACGCCGAGACCGACCCGTCCCAGGGTGTGCCGCTCGCCGAACTGGTGGACCTCTGCGGGTACTGGGCACAGCAGTACGACCCGTGGCGGATCGAGCGGCGGCTCAACATCTTCCCGCAGGAGTTGCTCGACATCGGCGGTACTCGTCTGCATGTCGTGCACGCCCGGTCCGCCGACCCGGCCGCGGTACCGCTGCTGCTCACCCACGGCTGGCCCGGGTCGGTGCTCGAGTTCCTCGACGTCATCGGGCCGCTCACCGCACCGGATCACGGCCGGGCGTTCCATGTGATCTGCCCGTCGCTGCCCGGCTACGGGTTCAGCCCGCCGCCGCGCGAGACCGGCTGGGGCATCGAGCGGATCGCGGATGCCTGGGCGGAGCTGATGTCGGCGCTGGGGTACGAGCGGTTCCTCGCCTCCGGCGGCGACTGGGGCACCAGCATCACCACCGAGCTGGCGCTCCGACATCCCGCCCGGCTGCTGGGGATCCACCTGACGCCGCCACTGGTGGCCGCCGGTGATCCGCCGTGGACAGCGGGCGAGCAGGAGGCGGTGCGACTGCTGGAGGCGGCCGTCGACGACGGCGCCGGGTACACCGAGCAGCAGCGCACCCGGCCGCAGACCCTGGGCTACGCCCTCACCGACTCTCCGGCCGGCCAGCTCGCCTGGATCCTGGAGCGGTTCCGGTCGTGGGTGGACACCGCCGGCACCGGCGATCTGTGGTCGGTGCTGACCAGGGACCAGGTACTGGACGACGTGACCCTGTACTGGCTCACCCGCACCGCCGCCTCGTCGGCACGGTTGTACTGGGAGAGCATCGGCACTGTGCAGCAACGCCTCTCGAGCCCGCCTGGACCGGCCGACCTGGTGCGGGTGCCGACGGCGTGCTCGGTGTTCCGCGACGTGCCCCGGCCGTCCCGTCGCTGGGCGGAGCGCCGCTTCCCGGACATCCGGTACTTCTCGGAGCCGGTGCGCGGCGGTCACTTCGCGGCGATGGAACAGCCGGGGATCTTCGTCGACGAGGTGCGCGCCGGGTTCGACGCCATCCTCGGGCCGCCGTAG
- the pruA gene encoding L-glutamate gamma-semialdehyde dehydrogenase, with amino-acid sequence MDAITTPPAPVNETVLTYAPGSKERAELQAALASFDSVLELPAVIGGDKRLPAGDPFRVVAPFDHARVLGTSANSVQSDAQAAVDAALAAAPAWRSLSFDDRASILLRAADLLTGPWRARINAATMLGQAKTATQAEIDSACELADFWRYNVHFAREILAGQPIANSPGIWNRTDHRPLEGFVYAITPFNFTAIAGNLPTAPALMGNVVVWKPSTTQQLAASLLMDLLTEAGMPAGVINMLPGWGAEISEVLLAHKDLAGIHFTGSTKVFQSLWASVGANIANYRSYPRLIGETGGKDFVLAHSSADIDVLRTALVRGAFEYSGQKCSAASRAYIPASLWPALKDDLIAETEALKVGSVEDFSNFTSAVIDDRSFARLKAAIDRAHATDGIDVLAGGTYDDSTGYFVRPTLLQGTDPRDEIFCNEYFGPVLSIHVYQDNAFDAVLTEVDTASPYALTGSIIARDRYAVAKASEGLRFTAGNFYINDKPTGAVVGQQPFGGGRASGTNDKAGAAVNLLRWTSPRSIKETFVAPISVGYPHQG; translated from the coding sequence ATGGACGCGATCACCACCCCGCCGGCCCCGGTCAACGAGACCGTGCTGACCTACGCCCCCGGCAGCAAGGAGCGGGCGGAGCTGCAGGCCGCATTGGCCTCGTTCGACTCCGTGCTGGAGCTGCCCGCGGTGATCGGCGGCGACAAGCGGCTGCCCGCAGGTGATCCGTTCCGGGTGGTGGCCCCGTTCGACCATGCCCGGGTGCTCGGCACCTCGGCCAACTCGGTGCAGTCCGACGCGCAGGCCGCGGTCGACGCGGCGCTGGCCGCGGCCCCGGCCTGGCGCTCGCTGTCCTTCGACGACCGCGCCTCGATCCTGCTCCGTGCCGCCGATCTGCTGACCGGCCCCTGGCGCGCCCGGATCAACGCCGCAACGATGCTCGGCCAGGCCAAGACGGCCACCCAGGCGGAGATCGACTCGGCCTGCGAGCTGGCCGACTTCTGGCGCTACAACGTGCATTTCGCTCGCGAGATCCTGGCCGGCCAGCCGATCGCGAACTCGCCCGGCATCTGGAACCGCACCGACCACCGCCCGCTGGAGGGCTTCGTCTACGCGATCACCCCGTTCAACTTCACCGCCATCGCCGGCAACCTGCCGACCGCGCCGGCGCTGATGGGCAACGTCGTCGTCTGGAAGCCGTCGACCACCCAGCAGCTCGCCGCGTCGCTGCTGATGGACCTGCTGACCGAGGCCGGGATGCCGGCTGGTGTCATCAACATGCTGCCCGGTTGGGGAGCCGAGATCTCCGAGGTGCTGCTCGCCCACAAGGATCTCGCCGGTATCCACTTCACCGGGTCCACCAAGGTGTTCCAGAGCCTGTGGGCATCGGTCGGCGCGAACATCGCGAACTACCGCTCCTACCCGCGGCTGATCGGCGAGACCGGCGGCAAGGACTTCGTGCTCGCCCACTCCTCGGCCGACATCGATGTGTTGCGCACCGCTCTCGTCCGCGGCGCCTTCGAGTACTCCGGCCAGAAGTGCTCGGCCGCCTCCCGCGCCTACATCCCGGCCTCGCTCTGGCCGGCGCTGAAGGACGACCTGATCGCCGAGACCGAGGCGCTGAAGGTCGGTTCGGTGGAGGATTTCTCGAACTTCACCTCGGCCGTCATCGACGACCGCTCCTTCGCCCGGTTGAAGGCGGCGATCGACCGGGCGCACGCCACCGACGGGATCGACGTGCTGGCCGGCGGCACCTACGACGACTCGACCGGGTACTTCGTCCGGCCCACCCTGCTGCAGGGCACCGATCCCCGTGACGAGATCTTCTGCAACGAGTACTTCGGGCCGGTGCTGTCGATCCACGTCTACCAGGACAACGCGTTCGATGCGGTGCTCACCGAGGTCGACACCGCCTCGCCGTACGCGCTGACCGGCTCCATCATCGCCCGTGACCGCTATGCGGTGGCGAAGGCGTCGGAGGGGCTGCGGTTCACCGCGGGTAACTTCTACATCAACGACAAGCCGACCGGCGCGGTCGTCGGGCAGCAGCCGTTCGGCGGTGGCCGGGCCTCCGGCACCAACGACAAGGCCGGTGCCGCGGTCAACCTGCTGCGCTGGACCTCGCCGCGGTCCATCAAGGAGACCTTCGTGGCACCGATCTCGGTGGGCTACCCGCACCAGGGCTGA
- a CDS encoding proline dehydrogenase family protein, whose protein sequence is MAFLLRKPILALSGSDTVRSVITTLPPTRAVVDRFVAGEHTVDVIDAVVRLREQGLQVTLDHLGEYTEEKAQADATVAAYLELIDALVVANVAAGTELSVKLSAVGQSLRDGGHDYALASARTIADAAYAVGARLNLDMEDHTTVDSTLAILADLRRSHPDVAVAVQAMLFRSEDDLKTLAGPGSRVRLVKGAYDEPAEVAHKDPAEVDLAYVRGMKILMAGEGYPMIASHDPRMVAIAAQLAEDASRAPDTWEHQMLYGIRADEQHRLAALGRTVRVYVPYGTDWYGYFTRRLAERPANLLFFLRAMVSRN, encoded by the coding sequence GTGGCCTTCCTCCTCCGCAAGCCGATCCTGGCGCTGTCCGGCAGCGACACGGTCCGCTCGGTGATCACCACCCTGCCGCCGACCCGCGCGGTGGTGGACCGGTTCGTGGCCGGCGAGCACACCGTCGACGTCATCGACGCCGTGGTCCGGCTGCGCGAGCAGGGGCTGCAGGTCACCCTCGACCACCTCGGCGAGTACACGGAGGAGAAGGCGCAGGCCGACGCCACCGTCGCCGCCTACCTGGAGCTGATCGACGCGCTGGTCGTGGCGAACGTCGCAGCCGGCACCGAGCTGTCGGTCAAGCTCTCCGCAGTCGGCCAGTCGCTCCGCGACGGCGGCCACGACTACGCCCTCGCCTCGGCGCGGACCATCGCCGACGCCGCGTACGCGGTCGGCGCCCGGCTGAACCTGGACATGGAGGACCACACCACGGTCGACTCCACCCTGGCGATCCTGGCCGACCTCCGGCGCTCCCACCCGGACGTCGCGGTCGCCGTGCAGGCCATGTTGTTCCGCAGCGAGGACGACCTGAAGACCCTCGCCGGCCCGGGATCCCGGGTGCGGCTGGTCAAGGGTGCCTACGACGAGCCGGCCGAGGTGGCGCACAAGGACCCGGCCGAGGTCGACCTGGCCTACGTCCGCGGGATGAAGATCCTGATGGCGGGAGAGGGCTACCCGATGATCGCCTCGCACGACCCGCGGATGGTGGCCATCGCCGCGCAGCTCGCCGAGGACGCCAGCCGCGCCCCCGACACCTGGGAGCACCAGATGCTCTACGGCATCCGCGCCGACGAGCAGCACCGGTTGGCCGCGCTCGGCCGCACCGTCCGGGTCTACGTGCCCTACGGCACCGACTGGTACGGCTACTTCACCCGCCGGCTCGCCGAGCGCCCGGCGAACCTGCTGTTCTTCCTGCGGGCCATGGTCTCCCGGAACTAG
- a CDS encoding TetR/AcrR family transcriptional regulator — MAGGPRRLPPEVRRRMLLEAARSVIAERGLHATTVRDVAAAGEVAVGTVTYHFAGIEEVLAGVLELETESFSDPVYQRAEQAATGREGVAELIDGLLGSDAASRAHWQLWLDFWAMAAHRPTYSAWQSQIYRDLHALAGRLLARADADGSLRVADPQSAAVEFIALMDGLVVQAYLPDAALSPSRARRILHGYVDSALTG, encoded by the coding sequence ATGGCCGGGGGGCCGCGGCGCCTGCCGCCCGAGGTACGGCGCCGGATGCTGCTGGAGGCGGCGCGCTCGGTGATCGCCGAGCGCGGGCTGCACGCCACCACGGTGCGCGACGTGGCCGCCGCCGGAGAGGTCGCCGTGGGCACGGTCACCTACCACTTCGCCGGGATCGAGGAGGTGCTCGCCGGGGTGCTGGAGCTCGAGACCGAGAGCTTCTCCGATCCGGTGTACCAGCGCGCCGAGCAGGCCGCCACCGGCCGGGAGGGCGTGGCCGAGCTGATCGACGGGTTGCTTGGCTCCGATGCCGCGAGCCGCGCGCACTGGCAGCTGTGGCTGGACTTCTGGGCGATGGCCGCGCACCGGCCCACCTACAGCGCCTGGCAGTCGCAGATCTACCGGGACCTGCACGCGCTGGCCGGCCGGCTGCTGGCCCGGGCGGACGCGGACGGTTCGCTGCGGGTCGCCGACCCGCAGTCCGCGGCGGTCGAGTTCATCGCGCTGATGGACGGTCTGGTGGTCCAGGCCTACCTGCCGGACGCTGCGCTCTCCCCGTCCCGGGCCCGGCGGATCCTGCACGGCTACGTGGACAGCGCACTGACCGGCTGA
- a CDS encoding MFS transporter gives MSAETKGFGARFAVPLLLGSVLNPINTTMIAVALVPIGRDLGLPTATVIWLVTGLYLASAVAQPVLGNLADLLGPRRIFFLGTALVAVSGVLPELVPGFTGALLARIGIGIGTSAAYPAALTMIRDQALRLGRPAPQTLVSGLSIAALSSTAVGPVLGGVLIAAFDWRATFLVNVPLALTALVLGILWLPSDRTRPARSAEAAARPGWVELLDPVGTLLFAATITGLLLFLHDLRPSGWWLAVLTLVAGAALVRWELSRRRPFLDLRMLGGNGVLVRTFLRMFVTYLAPYTVLYGLSQWLQEEAGYSSGGAGLIQLPNAILAGIGSILIARVIPTRWPLIVAGSLLTAGAALMLLLDPGSGTWLLVLVSGVAGLGQGFASVANQTVLYRSAPDSAIGAAAGLSRTGVYLSAIVSAAVIGLVYGDRATTGGLHVLALFVLVAAAVALLMAVFDRALPRESR, from the coding sequence GTGAGCGCGGAGACGAAGGGTTTCGGGGCCCGGTTCGCCGTCCCGCTGCTGCTGGGCTCCGTGCTGAACCCGATCAACACCACGATGATCGCGGTGGCCCTTGTGCCGATCGGCCGCGACCTGGGCCTGCCCACCGCCACGGTGATCTGGCTGGTCACCGGCCTGTACCTGGCCAGCGCGGTGGCGCAGCCGGTGCTCGGCAACCTCGCCGACCTGCTCGGGCCACGGCGGATCTTCTTCCTCGGCACCGCGCTGGTCGCGGTGTCGGGCGTGCTGCCCGAGTTGGTGCCGGGGTTCACCGGGGCCCTGCTGGCCCGGATCGGCATCGGCATCGGCACCTCCGCCGCCTACCCCGCGGCGCTGACCATGATCCGCGACCAGGCGCTGCGGCTGGGCCGGCCTGCGCCGCAGACCCTGGTGTCCGGGCTGTCCATCGCCGCCCTGTCCAGCACGGCGGTGGGTCCGGTGCTCGGCGGCGTGCTGATCGCCGCGTTCGACTGGCGGGCGACGTTCCTGGTCAACGTCCCGCTGGCGCTGACCGCCCTGGTGCTCGGGATCCTGTGGCTGCCGTCCGACCGCACCCGGCCCGCGCGGTCCGCCGAAGCCGCGGCCCGGCCGGGGTGGGTCGAGCTGCTGGATCCCGTCGGCACCCTGTTGTTCGCCGCGACGATCACCGGGCTGCTGCTGTTCCTGCACGACCTGCGGCCCTCGGGCTGGTGGTTGGCGGTGCTGACCCTGGTGGCGGGTGCGGCACTGGTGCGGTGGGAACTCTCCCGCCGGCGTCCCTTCCTGGACCTCCGGATGCTGGGTGGCAACGGGGTGCTGGTGCGCACGTTCCTGCGGATGTTCGTCACCTACCTGGCGCCCTACACCGTGCTCTACGGGCTCTCCCAGTGGTTGCAGGAGGAGGCCGGCTACTCCAGCGGCGGGGCCGGGCTGATCCAACTGCCGAACGCGATCCTGGCCGGGATCGGCTCGATCCTGATCGCCAGGGTGATCCCGACCCGCTGGCCGCTGATCGTCGCCGGGTCGCTGCTGACCGCCGGGGCGGCGCTGATGCTGCTGCTCGACCCGGGCAGCGGTACCTGGTTGCTGGTGCTGGTGTCCGGTGTGGCCGGGCTCGGGCAGGGCTTCGCGTCGGTGGCGAACCAGACCGTGCTCTACCGCTCCGCGCCCGACTCCGCCATCGGCGCCGCCGCCGGCCTGTCCCGCACCGGCGTCTACCTCTCCGCCATCGTCTCCGCCGCCGTCATCGGCCTGGTCTACGGCGACCGCGCCACCACCGGCGGTCTGCACGTCCTCGCCCTCTTCGTCCTCGTCGCCGCCGCGGTGGCCCTGCTGATGGCCGTCTTCGACCGGGCGTTGCCGCGGGAGAGCCGCTGA
- a CDS encoding SDR family NAD(P)-dependent oxidoreductase — translation MQLSGSSAIVTGAASGLGAATAAALVAQGVTVIGIDLGVGWERAGAPGEGIVPVSGDVREPADVEAAVTKAVESGKPLRLAVNCAGVATPGRILSRKGVHELEQFSRVIGINLIGTFNVLRLAAEAMAATEPVDEQGQRGLIVNTASVAAFDGQIGQIAYSASKGGVAAMTLPAARDLAQSGIRVMTIAPGILDTPMMASITEEFRKGLQATVPFPARFGRPDEYAALVLSLAAQDYLNGEVIRLDGSLRMAPR, via the coding sequence ATGCAGCTCTCCGGCTCTTCCGCCATCGTCACCGGCGCGGCCTCCGGCCTCGGCGCCGCCACCGCCGCCGCCCTGGTCGCTCAGGGTGTGACCGTCATCGGTATCGACCTCGGTGTCGGTTGGGAGCGCGCGGGCGCGCCGGGCGAGGGCATCGTCCCGGTGTCCGGTGACGTCCGCGAGCCGGCCGACGTGGAGGCGGCGGTGACCAAGGCGGTCGAGTCCGGCAAGCCGCTGCGCCTCGCGGTCAACTGCGCCGGCGTGGCCACCCCGGGCCGCATCCTGTCCCGCAAGGGCGTGCACGAGCTCGAGCAGTTCTCCCGGGTGATCGGGATCAACCTGATCGGCACCTTCAACGTGCTGCGCCTCGCCGCCGAGGCGATGGCCGCCACCGAGCCGGTCGACGAGCAGGGCCAGCGCGGGCTGATCGTCAACACCGCCTCCGTCGCGGCGTTCGACGGCCAGATCGGGCAGATCGCCTACTCCGCGTCCAAGGGCGGCGTGGCCGCCATGACCCTCCCGGCCGCGCGCGACCTGGCGCAGTCGGGGATCCGGGTGATGACGATCGCCCCGGGCATCCTGGACACCCCGATGATGGCCTCGATCACCGAGGAGTTCCGCAAGGGCCTGCAGGCCACCGTGCCGTTCCCGGCCCGCTTCGGCCGGCCGGACGAGTACGCCGCGCTGGTGCTCTCCCTCGCCGCCCAGGACTACCTGAACGGCGAGGTCATCCGGCTCGACGGCTCGCTGCGGATGGCCCCCCGCTAA
- a CDS encoding TM0106 family RecB-like putative nuclease produces MQVPVGSPMPVRLAPSAAGRCRRRVHLDNDPQAPRERRLAADDGARHRIADMDAHRDRVVQELAVAFPGAPEGASAWDVLDAGGRPPVVLGLPLASEHRVGDPEMVVWLGDGYVPVIVRSHRTTDQGAGAVLSSPAEPLRRTVADGRKPRPHQSDVLALAHLYRLLGEQGLASDTALGGVIGRGHADAGEPGAAHDDAENVLWHDLSVLLPEYDRRFADRLAVATAARAGQVLARPTRIGECRRCPWWPVCSVELEAGHDISLVSAGGDTEVLLGAGVRTVDQLARMPADEVAELPLTGIDPATARTRARAWLVGAPVVRRHGRITVPRADLELDVDMESYLDDGAYLWGTFLTGPAVTRLGLTAGYRPFASWRPMPDADEGRAFADFWGYLTELRRLAAEHGLTFAAYCYSRWAEERWLRSTPVRYPQVPGMPGTAAIEAFCSGPQWVDMYQQIRDQFIVPGSMKLKSLAPLAGFHWRDAEPGGENSMAWYRTAVGFDGAAPDVASAERVLRYNEDDVRATLALREWMTHRSGTVPTAAELDARVF; encoded by the coding sequence GTGCAGGTGCCCGTCGGATCCCCGATGCCGGTCCGGCTCGCGCCGTCGGCGGCCGGCCGGTGCCGGCGTCGTGTGCATCTCGACAACGATCCGCAGGCCCCCCGGGAGCGCCGGCTGGCGGCGGACGACGGCGCCCGGCACCGCATCGCCGACATGGACGCGCACCGCGACCGGGTGGTGCAGGAACTCGCCGTCGCCTTCCCCGGTGCGCCGGAGGGAGCCTCGGCGTGGGACGTGCTCGACGCCGGCGGGCGACCACCGGTGGTGCTCGGGCTGCCGCTGGCCTCCGAGCACCGGGTCGGTGACCCGGAGATGGTGGTGTGGCTCGGCGACGGCTACGTGCCGGTGATCGTGCGCAGCCACCGCACCACCGACCAGGGTGCCGGTGCCGTGCTGTCGTCGCCGGCCGAACCGCTGCGGCGCACGGTCGCCGACGGCCGCAAGCCGAGGCCGCACCAGTCCGACGTCCTCGCGCTGGCGCACCTCTACCGGTTGCTGGGCGAGCAGGGCCTCGCGTCCGACACCGCGCTGGGCGGGGTGATCGGCCGCGGTCACGCCGACGCCGGGGAGCCGGGTGCGGCGCACGACGACGCGGAGAACGTGCTGTGGCACGACCTCTCGGTGCTGCTGCCGGAGTACGACCGGCGGTTCGCGGACCGGCTTGCGGTCGCCACGGCGGCGCGGGCCGGTCAGGTGCTGGCCCGGCCGACCCGGATCGGCGAGTGCCGCCGCTGCCCGTGGTGGCCGGTGTGCTCGGTGGAACTCGAAGCGGGACACGACATCTCGCTGGTCTCGGCGGGGGGCGACACCGAGGTGCTGCTCGGCGCCGGGGTGCGGACGGTCGACCAGCTGGCCCGGATGCCCGCGGACGAGGTGGCCGAGCTGCCGCTGACCGGGATCGACCCGGCGACGGCGCGGACCCGGGCCCGGGCCTGGTTGGTGGGGGCACCGGTGGTCCGCCGGCACGGCCGGATCACCGTGCCCAGGGCGGATCTCGAGCTCGACGTCGACATGGAGTCCTACCTGGACGACGGCGCGTACCTGTGGGGCACGTTCCTCACCGGACCGGCCGTCACCCGGCTCGGACTCACCGCCGGGTACCGCCCGTTCGCGTCCTGGCGGCCGATGCCCGATGCCGACGAGGGTCGGGCCTTCGCCGACTTCTGGGGGTACCTGACCGAATTGCGCCGGCTGGCCGCCGAGCACGGGCTGACCTTCGCCGCCTACTGCTACTCCCGCTGGGCCGAGGAGCGCTGGCTGCGGTCCACCCCGGTGCGGTATCCCCAGGTGCCGGGCATGCCGGGCACCGCCGCGATCGAGGCGTTCTGCTCCGGGCCGCAGTGGGTGGACATGTACCAGCAGATCCGCGACCAGTTCATCGTGCCCGGGTCCATGAAGCTGAAGTCGCTGGCGCCGCTCGCCGGGTTCCACTGGCGGGACGCGGAGCCCGGCGGGGAGAACTCGATGGCCTGGTACCGGACGGCCGTCGGCTTCGACGGCGCCGCGCCGGACGTCGCCTCCGCCGAGCGGGTGCTCCGCTACAACGAGGACGACGTCCGCGCGACGCTGGCGCTGCGCGAGTGGATGACCCACCGCAGCGGCACCGTGCCGACAGCGGCCGAGCTGGACGCCCGGGTGTTCTGA
- a CDS encoding DUF6474 family protein gives MVFGRKKSAGGGADKAAKKAAKAAKKADKKALKAGKTADRKALEATKRAEAKAAKGGLIGTLTDPKTARRAVAAAKIAGPALAPLALKASTGARGFLDQRRAAKLGVGISEVAEFRGPTGPVSARIVGLERSIEDLRNRRSRDLQVTRFVQVARERLADLSTAVRASGSMPPGRRRATLHAVGKELGQIEADLMTFLVAA, from the coding sequence GTGGTGTTCGGCAGGAAGAAGAGCGCCGGCGGCGGTGCCGACAAGGCCGCGAAGAAGGCTGCCAAGGCTGCGAAGAAGGCCGACAAGAAGGCGCTGAAGGCCGGGAAGACCGCCGATCGCAAGGCCCTCGAGGCCACCAAACGGGCCGAGGCCAAGGCTGCCAAGGGCGGGCTGATCGGCACCCTCACCGACCCGAAGACCGCACGTCGGGCCGTCGCTGCGGCGAAGATCGCCGGTCCGGCACTCGCCCCGCTGGCGCTCAAGGCATCCACCGGCGCCCGCGGGTTCCTGGACCAGCGCCGGGCGGCGAAGCTGGGCGTCGGCATCAGCGAGGTGGCCGAGTTCCGCGGGCCGACCGGACCGGTGTCCGCGCGGATCGTCGGCCTGGAGCGGTCGATCGAGGACCTGCGCAACCGCCGGTCCCGCGACCTGCAGGTGACCCGCTTCGTCCAGGTCGCCCGGGAGCGGCTGGCCGACCTGTCCACCGCGGTCCGGGCCTCCGGGTCCATGCCGCCCGGACGCCGCCGCGCCACTCTGCACGCCGTCGGCAAGGAACTCGGTCAGATCGAGGCCGACCTGATGACCTTCCTCGTCGCCGCCTGA
- a CDS encoding YcnI family copper-binding membrane protein, whose amino-acid sequence MSLPLPATPFQPRKPGIARRAGVLTLLTGLGLLIGAGAASAHVTVNPGTATAGSYSKLTFRVPNESATASTVQVTVDFPTDHPFASVSVKKEPGWTATVTRSTLDTPVTQGNTTITEAVTSITWKADADGQISLGEFAEFDVSVGPVPDVESISFPAAQTYSDGTVVDWDEPTPASGEEPEHPAPTLTVVQADGDGDAGHSHGADTSTAPATDSTATVSAAAEHGDTDSAARVLAVIGIVVGAGGLLVGAIGIRRGRSAR is encoded by the coding sequence TTGTCACTCCCCTTGCCAGCAACACCTTTTCAACCCCGGAAGCCGGGCATCGCCCGCCGCGCCGGAGTGCTCACCCTGCTCACCGGTCTCGGCCTGCTGATCGGCGCCGGCGCGGCCTCCGCGCACGTCACCGTGAACCCCGGCACCGCCACCGCCGGCAGCTACTCGAAGCTCACCTTCCGGGTGCCCAACGAGTCGGCCACCGCATCGACGGTCCAGGTGACCGTCGACTTCCCCACCGACCATCCGTTCGCCTCCGTCTCGGTCAAGAAGGAGCCGGGCTGGACGGCGACCGTCACCCGGTCGACCCTGGACACTCCGGTGACCCAGGGGAACACCACCATCACCGAGGCCGTCACCTCGATCACCTGGAAAGCCGATGCCGACGGGCAGATCTCGCTCGGTGAGTTCGCAGAGTTCGACGTCTCCGTCGGCCCGGTGCCGGACGTGGAGTCGATCTCGTTCCCCGCGGCCCAGACCTACTCGGACGGCACCGTCGTCGACTGGGACGAGCCGACCCCGGCGAGCGGTGAGGAGCCGGAGCACCCGGCACCCACCCTGACCGTCGTGCAGGCCGACGGCGACGGCGACGCCGGGCATTCCCACGGCGCAGACACCTCCACCGCCCCGGCCACCGACAGCACGGCCACCGTGTCCGCAGCAGCGGAGCACGGCGACACCGACTCGGCGGCCCGGGTGCTCGCCGTCATCGGCATCGTGGTCGGGGCCGGTGGGCTGCTCGTCGGTGCCATCGGCATCCGGCGCGGGCGGAGCGCCCGATGA
- a CDS encoding copper resistance CopC family protein encodes MRGRLIRILLTGLLATGALLFAAGPASAHDVLTGSDPAEGAVLDAPPTTVSLTFDQAVQNFEPVIALTGPDGNQYQTGAVSVDGNVVSSAATAGPAGEYILAYRIVSADGHPVTGELRFTVSAAAPTSSSSTSSSSSSPSTPSSSTTASSSTTAATTGSSPDSSTTAATTSSPDTTVSSPASSATSAAPVTSAVTPTSGEDDSGLSAWIWIGLAVAAVLVAGAAVVLIRKPSKDTPGPQD; translated from the coding sequence ATGAGAGGGCGCCTGATCCGCATCCTGCTCACCGGGCTGCTCGCGACCGGAGCGTTGCTGTTCGCGGCCGGTCCGGCCTCCGCGCACGACGTGCTGACCGGCAGCGACCCCGCGGAGGGGGCGGTGCTCGATGCACCGCCGACCACCGTGTCCCTGACCTTCGACCAGGCCGTGCAGAACTTCGAGCCGGTCATCGCGCTGACCGGTCCGGACGGGAACCAGTACCAGACCGGCGCGGTGAGCGTCGACGGCAACGTGGTCAGCTCCGCGGCGACCGCCGGACCGGCCGGGGAGTACATCCTGGCCTACCGGATCGTCTCCGCCGACGGGCATCCGGTGACCGGCGAACTCCGCTTCACCGTCAGCGCCGCCGCGCCCACCAGCAGTTCCAGCACCTCGAGCAGCAGCAGTTCGCCGAGCACCCCGTCGAGCAGCACGACTGCGAGCAGCAGCACGACGGCAGCCACCACCGGCTCGTCGCCGGACAGCAGCACGACGGCAGCGACGACCAGCAGCCCGGACACCACGGTGTCGTCGCCGGCATCGTCCGCGACATCGGCCGCACCGGTCACCAGCGCGGTCACCCCCACCAGCGGCGAGGACGACTCCGGCCTGTCCGCCTGGATCTGGATCGGCCTGGCGGTGGCAGCGGTGCTGGTGGCCGGCGCCGCAGTGGTGCTGATCCGCAAGCCGTCCAAGGACACCCCCGGCCCCCAGGACTGA